The Coffea arabica cultivar ET-39 chromosome 8e, Coffea Arabica ET-39 HiFi, whole genome shotgun sequence genome window below encodes:
- the LOC113702773 gene encoding protein ALP1-like isoform X1, with product MDKEGDEQKAKKRKVVVANYMVTIATLVVWWHEKHIVKEPYLDFKVAREIYLRRLYYGNNRVCVEQLRLNKHCFTVLCTNLREHCGLTDTRNITVEEAVAMFLYVLAHNFKNRTVNFNFIRSGETVSRYFNIVLRAIIKLGRHYLIQPESEMEGYEHEKWEWFQDCLGALDGTYVKVHVLLRDQGRYRNRKNEIATNVLGVCSRDMRFTYVLPGWEGSAADGRVLRNALVRLDPLIVPKGKYFLVDAGYANSSGFLAPYRGVRYHLSEWSASGSKPQNFKELFNLRHSIARNVIERTFGLFKKRWAILRDASFFDVKTHVMIINACAILHNLIRVEQPNDPYLDEVDAEMRRVQHEVDDEDEMEDEDEENGMEDDGPNNDGGVNAVNENRIRTVQPTSEWTQFRNALARAMFIDYQIRQGHHGS from the exons ATGGATAAAGAAGGAGACgagcaaaaagcaaaaaagagaaaagtggtaGTTGCAAATTATATGGTAACAATAGCTACATTAGTAGTTTGGTGGCATGAGAAACATATAGTAAAGGAGCCTTACTTGGACTTTAAAGTAGCACGTGAAATATATCTAAGGCGTCTTTACTATGGAAACAATAGAGTTTGTGTAGAGCAACTTAGACTCAATAAACATTGTTTTACTGTTTTATGTACAAATTTAAGAGAGCATTGTGGGTTGACGGATACTAGAAATATTACTGTTGAAGAGGCAGTTGCAATGTTTCTCTATGTTCTTGCTCATAATTTTAAGAATCGCACTGTCAATTTTAATTTCATAAGATCAGGTGAGACAGTTAGTCGATACTTTAATATAGTTCTACGTGCTATCATAAAATTAGGGAGACACTATCTTATCCAGCCTGAATCGGAAATGGAAGGTTACGAGCATGAAAAGTGGGAATGGTTTCAG GATTGTCTTGGAGCGTTAGACGGTACTTATGTTAAAGTACATGTTCTTCTTAGAGATCAAGGAAGATATAGGAATAGGAAGAATGAGATAGCAACAAATGTTTTAGGTGTATGCTCCCGTGACATGAGATTTACATATGTATTGCCTGGATGGGAAGGTTCTGCAGCAGATGGTAGAGTTCTACGGAATGCGTTAGTTAGATTAGATCCATTAATTGTTCCCAAGG GCAAGTACTTTCTTGTTGATGCGGGTTATGCAAATAGCTCCGGTTTCTTAGCTCCATATAGGGGAGTTAGATATCATCTTAGCGAGTGGTCTGCTAGTGGGAGCAAGCCTCAAAATTTTAAAGAGTTATTCAACCTTCGACATTCAATTGCTCGAAATGTGATTGAAAGGACATTTGGTTTGTTCAAGAAGCGGTGGGCCATTTTGAGAGATGCATCTTTTTTTGATGTTAAGACTCATGTCATGATAATTAATGCATGTGCCATCCTTCATAACCTTATTCGAGTAGAACAACCAAATGACCCTTACTTGGATGAAGTTGATGCTGAGATGCGAAGAGTACAACATGaggttgatgatgaagatgaaatggaagatGAAGATGAGGAAAATGGAATGGAAGATGATGGTCCAAATAATGATGGTGGTGTAAATGCTGTTAACGAGAATCGAATTCGAACAGTACAACCAACTAGCGAGTGGACACAATTTAGGAATGCTTTAGCACGAGCAATGTTTATTGACTATCAAATTAGACAAGGCCATCATGGAAGTTGA
- the LOC113702773 gene encoding protein ALP1-like isoform X2 yields the protein MEGYEHEKWEWFQDCLGALDGTYVKVHVLLRDQGRYRNRKNEIATNVLGVCSRDMRFTYVLPGWEGSAADGRVLRNALVRLDPLIVPKGKYFLVDAGYANSSGFLAPYRGVRYHLSEWSASGSKPQNFKELFNLRHSIARNVIERTFGLFKKRWAILRDASFFDVKTHVMIINACAILHNLIRVEQPNDPYLDEVDAEMRRVQHEVDDEDEMEDEDEENGMEDDGPNNDGGVNAVNENRIRTVQPTSEWTQFRNALARAMFIDYQIRQGHHGS from the exons ATGGAAGGTTACGAGCATGAAAAGTGGGAATGGTTTCAG GATTGTCTTGGAGCGTTAGACGGTACTTATGTTAAAGTACATGTTCTTCTTAGAGATCAAGGAAGATATAGGAATAGGAAGAATGAGATAGCAACAAATGTTTTAGGTGTATGCTCCCGTGACATGAGATTTACATATGTATTGCCTGGATGGGAAGGTTCTGCAGCAGATGGTAGAGTTCTACGGAATGCGTTAGTTAGATTAGATCCATTAATTGTTCCCAAGG GCAAGTACTTTCTTGTTGATGCGGGTTATGCAAATAGCTCCGGTTTCTTAGCTCCATATAGGGGAGTTAGATATCATCTTAGCGAGTGGTCTGCTAGTGGGAGCAAGCCTCAAAATTTTAAAGAGTTATTCAACCTTCGACATTCAATTGCTCGAAATGTGATTGAAAGGACATTTGGTTTGTTCAAGAAGCGGTGGGCCATTTTGAGAGATGCATCTTTTTTTGATGTTAAGACTCATGTCATGATAATTAATGCATGTGCCATCCTTCATAACCTTATTCGAGTAGAACAACCAAATGACCCTTACTTGGATGAAGTTGATGCTGAGATGCGAAGAGTACAACATGaggttgatgatgaagatgaaatggaagatGAAGATGAGGAAAATGGAATGGAAGATGATGGTCCAAATAATGATGGTGGTGTAAATGCTGTTAACGAGAATCGAATTCGAACAGTACAACCAACTAGCGAGTGGACACAATTTAGGAATGCTTTAGCACGAGCAATGTTTATTGACTATCAAATTAGACAAGGCCATCATGGAAGTTGA
- the LOC113704101 gene encoding uncharacterized protein, producing the protein MSFGACLSSPASLSLLCSGKPSINGSRISASAEVPDFLSADWLQSRRKRPFGPRLSFSAEEAVQHQLDALKYNDQPRQDYGIEVMYRFAGFDPFERSTYFGRFFDLGQFERFRRIFHHSTYRVLLGHQERKILSSLYPKENCYKQRVWVRGARPEEEEIFQFTMVQRVGGSWDGYWLTESLLHDGDCFSGGLAY; encoded by the exons ATGTCGTTTGGTGCCTGTCTGTCATCCCCAGCTTCCCTTTCTCTCTTATGCAGCGGCAAACCGTCCATTAATGGCTCTCGAATTTCTGCTTCCGCTGAAGTTCCTGACTTCCTCTCTGCTGATTG GCTTCAATCTCGCAGGAAAAGGCCTTTCGGCCCAAGACTGAGT TTTAGTGCAGAAGAAGCTGTCCAGCACCAGCTCGATGCATTGAAGTACAATGATCAACCACGTCAAGATTATGGGATAGAGGTTATGTACAGG TTTGCTGGATTTGATCCATTTGAAAGGTCCACATACTTTGGACGCTTCTTTGATTTGGGGCAG TTTGAAAGGTTTAGGAGGATATTTCATCATTCTACATatcgagttttacttggtcACCAAGAAAGGAAGATCTTGAGCAGTTTGTATCCAAAAGAG AATTGCTATAAGCAAAGGGTTTGGGTTCGAGGAGCTCGACCTGAGGAAGAAGAAATCTTCCAATTTACCATGGTTCAG CGAGTTGGTGGTTCTTGGGATGGTTATTGGCTGACAGAATCATTACTGCATGATGGAGATTGTTTTTCTGGTGGCTTGGCGTATTGA
- the LOC113704102 gene encoding uncharacterized protein: MGAGREVAISLDGVRDKNIMQLKKLNIALFPVRYNKKYYTDALNSGEFTKLAYYSDICVGSIACRKEKKEGGADCVYIMTLGVLAPYRGLGIGTKLLKHVLDLCTKENIGEIFLHVQTNNEDAIKFYKNFGFEITDTIQNYYTNITPPDCYVVTKFFTQTKK; this comes from the exons atgggggCTGGGAGAGAAGTAGCAATTTCCTTGGATGGAGTGAGGGACAAGAATATAATGCAGCTGAAGAAGCTCAATATTGCCCTTTTCCCAGTCCGTTACAACAAAAAATACTATACTGATGCTCTTAACTCCGGCGAATTTACCAAGCTTG CATACTACAGTGATATCTGTGTTGGTTCAATTGCATGTCGGAAAGAGAAGAAGGAAGGAGGTGCTGATTGTGTATACATAATGACTTTAGGTGTTTTGGCACCATATCGTGGTTTGGGTATTG GTACAAAGCTTTTGAAGCATGTGCTGGACCTTTGTACCAAGGAGAATATTGGTGAGATTTTCTTGCATGTGCAGACCAACAATGAAGATGCCATCAAGTTTTATAAGAACTTTGGGTTTGAAATTACAGATACCATCCAAAACTACTATACAAATATTACACCACCAGACTGTTATGTTGTTACCAAGTTCTTCACTCAGACAAAGAAGTAA